From the Leptospira biflexa serovar Patoc strain 'Patoc 1 (Paris)' genome, one window contains:
- the flgK gene encoding flagellar hook-associated protein FlgK gives MGSTFQGIEIGKRGLSVHQQAIQTTGHNISNADNKHYARQRVVMNSMDPIYDPAFNRAEVPGQIGQGVKISEIERVRDNFIDDRIIDSSSLKEYWGKKNDYLYQVETVFNEPTGTTLRSMMDQFWSSWEDLSNYPEETAHRAVVQEKAEALGSRMEDVYRKLSLLRDQSNREIEAKVNHLNTVSENIKSLNEKITKSQALGDNPNDLLDRRDELLQELAGMADITIGRSDDDELMVFIGQQILIQGQKVHKIDLVGNPNNDGLLDLKWSGTGDTVLLRQGSIQALYEIRDRILVEKINAVDALAINAMDVINEIHKDGFGLNGKTNVNFFEQRALATNTFGEIDTDGDGLNDKTAVFRVTGRTSLDPDRPIGISGTMRFLKASPGGETEILVPYSKDDTLNAVIKRINRSETGVVAYMSHDNQLALKSTTNPNDKKENFMIRHLEDSGELLVGLTGILTASGVSGSFDYRKIGEINKFQANAQDITLTPMYHPSSFFKMSEDVRNNPANIAAGRGKDVNGSGDYNSPNGQKDGSNALLIAAALREKPVMFDYSKTTDDFYNSLISRLGTEAREAKQEYTTQNELMVELENMRQSVMGVNLDEEMANMVQFQQSYNASARMISTLNEMLDTIINRLGV, from the coding sequence ATGGGATCAACATTCCAAGGTATAGAAATCGGGAAACGAGGACTTTCGGTCCACCAACAAGCGATCCAAACCACAGGTCATAATATTTCCAACGCGGATAACAAACATTATGCGCGCCAACGAGTTGTCATGAATAGTATGGATCCAATTTATGATCCAGCGTTTAACCGGGCAGAGGTGCCTGGCCAAATTGGACAAGGTGTCAAAATCTCTGAAATCGAAAGGGTTCGAGATAATTTTATCGATGACCGTATCATCGATTCCTCTTCTCTCAAAGAGTATTGGGGCAAAAAAAATGATTATTTGTACCAAGTAGAAACTGTTTTTAACGAACCTACTGGAACGACACTCAGGTCCATGATGGATCAGTTTTGGTCTTCATGGGAAGACCTTTCCAATTACCCAGAAGAAACAGCCCACCGTGCCGTTGTACAGGAAAAAGCAGAAGCACTTGGTTCACGGATGGAAGATGTGTATAGAAAACTTTCCCTCCTCCGCGACCAATCCAATCGGGAAATTGAAGCGAAAGTCAATCATCTCAATACAGTTTCTGAAAATATCAAATCACTCAATGAAAAAATTACCAAGTCACAAGCATTAGGTGACAATCCAAATGACCTTTTGGATAGAAGAGATGAACTATTGCAAGAACTGGCAGGTATGGCGGACATTACCATCGGCCGTAGTGATGATGATGAACTCATGGTTTTTATTGGCCAACAGATCCTCATCCAAGGACAAAAGGTTCACAAAATTGATTTGGTTGGGAATCCAAATAACGATGGGCTTTTGGATCTGAAGTGGTCAGGGACAGGTGACACTGTTCTCCTACGTCAGGGAAGTATCCAAGCTTTGTATGAAATCAGAGATCGGATCCTTGTCGAAAAAATTAATGCAGTCGATGCTCTCGCCATCAATGCAATGGATGTCATCAATGAAATCCACAAGGATGGATTTGGTTTAAATGGCAAAACCAATGTGAATTTCTTTGAACAAAGAGCTCTTGCGACAAACACCTTTGGAGAAATTGATACTGACGGGGATGGACTGAACGACAAAACAGCAGTGTTTCGAGTGACAGGTCGCACCTCCCTTGATCCCGATCGCCCGATTGGAATCTCGGGCACCATGCGTTTTCTCAAAGCAAGTCCTGGTGGAGAAACAGAAATACTCGTACCGTATTCCAAAGATGATACCTTAAATGCCGTTATCAAACGAATCAATCGATCGGAAACTGGTGTTGTCGCTTACATGTCGCATGACAATCAGTTGGCGCTAAAATCGACAACAAATCCAAACGATAAAAAAGAAAACTTTATGATCCGTCACTTAGAGGATTCTGGAGAACTTCTTGTGGGACTCACTGGCATTCTAACAGCCTCTGGTGTGTCTGGATCTTTTGATTACCGTAAAATTGGTGAAATAAATAAATTCCAAGCGAATGCCCAAGACATCACACTCACACCAATGTACCACCCATCTTCTTTTTTTAAGATGTCAGAAGATGTAAGGAATAACCCAGCAAACATTGCCGCTGGTCGCGGTAAGGATGTGAACGGGTCTGGTGATTACAATTCACCAAACGGTCAAAAAGATGGATCCAATGCTCTCCTAATCGCAGCAGCACTACGTGAAAAACCAGTGATGTTTGATTATTCGAAAACAACGGATGATTTTTACAACTCACTCATCTCAAGGCTTGGAACAGAAGCACGCGAAGCCAAACAAGAGTATACCACCCAAAATGAACTTATGGTGGAACTCGAAAACATGCGCCAATCCGTGATGGGTGTGAATTTAGATGAGGAGATGGCCAATATGGTGCAGTTCCAACAATCCTATAATGCATCCGCTCGTATGATTTCAACGCTGAATGAAATGTTAGATACCATCATCAATAGGTTAGGTGTATAA
- the flgN gene encoding flagellar export chaperone FlgN yields the protein MLDWVESLRSLFTTEIDCYKRLLDLEGKKRAAIHGADGKALESLVKDSYHIMVEASELERIRMKTIEDVYEKEKFQKDESSITLTHFLNHMDRESNFKLKTFALELKKVVADLKDAIITNEKLLKTRKEFLQATVDSLQELSREKVYTSHKQPTRRGQSQKGAIILNATA from the coding sequence ATGTTGGATTGGGTTGAATCACTTAGAAGTTTATTTACTACAGAAATAGACTGTTACAAGCGCCTTTTGGATTTGGAAGGCAAAAAAAGAGCGGCCATCCACGGTGCGGACGGCAAAGCACTCGAGTCCCTTGTCAAAGATAGTTACCATATTATGGTCGAAGCCTCAGAGCTTGAGCGCATTCGTATGAAAACCATCGAAGATGTTTATGAAAAAGAAAAGTTTCAGAAAGACGAATCTTCCATAACACTCACTCATTTTTTAAACCATATGGATCGTGAGTCCAATTTTAAACTCAAAACCTTTGCATTGGAATTGAAGAAAGTAGTGGCAGACCTAAAGGATGCCATCATCACCAATGAAAAACTGTTAAAAACCAGAAAAGAATTTTTGCAAGCAACAGTTGACTCACTGCAAGAGTTATCTCGTGAGAAGGTGTACACTTCGCACAAACAACCAACAAGGCGTGGGCAGAGCCAAAAAGGCGCGATCATTTTGAACGCGACTGCCTAG
- a CDS encoding DUF1289 domain-containing protein codes for MSQKSPCIKVCMMDPDSGLCAGCYRTIEEIGNWSRMTDEEKEAVWRELPQRKAGNSTNQ; via the coding sequence ATGTCGCAAAAATCGCCGTGTATTAAAGTCTGTATGATGGACCCAGATTCTGGACTTTGTGCCGGATGTTACCGAACCATCGAGGAAATTGGGAATTGGTCAAGGATGACCGACGAGGAGAAGGAAGCAGTTTGGCGGGAGCTCCCGCAACGAAAAGCGGGAAACTCTACCAATCAATAG
- a CDS encoding LIC10235 family protein, with product MKPKSIKPDELNKIFSELKKGEESAIGSYLVKGVRLQISKYNLSGAERVQLLYKRRRAQGLCIVCGKKVTKKNPSTDQLYRLCEEHRNKIDKGTK from the coding sequence ATGAAACCTAAATCGATTAAACCGGATGAGTTGAACAAGATTTTTTCCGAATTAAAAAAAGGAGAAGAGTCTGCCATCGGAAGTTATTTGGTAAAAGGAGTTCGTCTTCAAATCAGTAAATACAATTTATCAGGTGCCGAGCGAGTTCAATTGTTATACAAAAGAAGAAGGGCACAAGGATTGTGTATCGTATGCGGAAAAAAAGTCACAAAGAAAAATCCATCTACAGATCAACTCTATAGACTCTGTGAAGAACACCGCAATAAAATTGATAAAGGTACTAAATAA
- a CDS encoding DUF962 domain-containing protein gives MEKKYKTLKDFFPFYLEEHSHPFNRALHFIGSSLALGCILGFIATTKLYILGLALVSGYFFAWIGHFFVEKNRPATFTYPFYSLISDWIMYFKMLTGRIDAEFAKIKSKQN, from the coding sequence ATGGAAAAGAAGTACAAAACACTCAAAGATTTTTTCCCATTCTATTTAGAAGAACATAGCCACCCGTTTAACCGAGCGTTACATTTTATTGGATCAAGCCTTGCACTCGGTTGTATTCTAGGATTTATCGCAACAACGAAGTTGTACATCTTAGGTTTGGCGCTTGTTAGTGGGTATTTCTTTGCATGGATCGGACATTTTTTTGTCGAAAAGAATCGACCTGCCACCTTTACATACCCGTTTTATTCGTTGATTTCGGATTGGATCATGTACTTTAAAATGTTAACGGGTCGCATTGATGCCGAATTTGCCAAAATTAAGTCAAAACAAAATTAA
- the aat gene encoding leucyl/phenylalanyl-tRNA--protein transferase — translation MTKRSFEQFFKNPRLWREDLVAVGGDFSVDRLLYAYTHGIFPWSEDPIRWYSLDPRAIFDINRVHFSKTVLRKVRQKKFRITFNEAFAIVMQACAYREKDNTWITPGFIDGYLELHKQGWAHSVEVWNSENILVGGVYGVAIGKFFAGESMFSFESDAGKIALYHLFARLRESNFVLFDTQQLNHVTWQLGAYEIPKLSYLDRLERAVVDIVPWVIPPSHD, via the coding sequence TTGACAAAGAGGAGTTTTGAGCAATTTTTTAAAAACCCTCGGTTGTGGAGAGAGGATTTAGTCGCAGTTGGGGGAGATTTTTCCGTTGATCGTTTGTTATACGCATACACCCACGGAATTTTCCCCTGGTCAGAAGATCCGATTCGTTGGTATTCTTTAGACCCACGTGCCATTTTTGATATCAATCGAGTTCATTTTTCAAAAACAGTTTTAAGAAAGGTCCGACAAAAAAAATTCCGAATTACGTTCAACGAAGCCTTTGCCATTGTCATGCAAGCCTGCGCTTACCGTGAAAAGGACAATACCTGGATCACTCCTGGTTTTATCGATGGGTATTTAGAGCTCCACAAACAAGGTTGGGCTCACTCCGTAGAAGTTTGGAATTCTGAGAATATCTTAGTGGGTGGTGTTTACGGAGTGGCCATCGGGAAATTTTTTGCAGGGGAAAGTATGTTTTCCTTTGAGTCGGATGCGGGGAAAATTGCTCTGTATCATTTGTTCGCACGACTACGAGAATCCAACTTTGTTTTATTTGACACCCAACAACTCAATCATGTGACCTGGCAATTGGGTGCCTATGAAATTCCCAAATTATCGTATTTGGACCGATTGGAACGAGCCGTCGTAGATATTGTCCCTTGGGTCATTCCACCTTCACACGACTGA
- a CDS encoding DUF4228 domain-containing protein codes for MKKYRLTDQRTLLGIVSKLTTTVLQDQDTKQKFTLNNPVAVNDILKSVHITITAAEPMVSKPKSLVCVLKENRVELRVKPVNPYQDDLMQVYEILIEPLERSAKRAAIEDISAYELQMAQTADLGTVISIYGKTSIINQALNQWQVHLEQVLTNFGYFIKKIQIGFYYAADTQLMEALATSKAPYYVRDANRRIFYTDRGFYSPKKLSEMYVRSYLDSLLLNNTKSTLIFPFFSNGKVLLGYFEILSNLPDLGNSSLQSDIEGPEGIGPLLSFLDQKAEEFVFQLEFAYAKDWETIIRTTPVRDISQDGRGIGITLPKGTNIDLRPIGSPVSFQLKINSSPYTFFGSLRSLKKGENDTTNIGLQIFQCDKSEGMSLLSSYASNLIGEAVS; via the coding sequence ATGAAAAAATACAGACTGACCGACCAAAGGACACTTTTAGGCATTGTTTCCAAACTCACAACAACTGTCCTACAAGACCAAGACACCAAACAAAAGTTTACACTGAACAATCCTGTTGCTGTCAATGACATCTTAAAATCGGTCCACATCACCATAACTGCCGCGGAGCCGATGGTCTCAAAACCCAAATCTTTGGTCTGCGTCTTAAAAGAAAACCGTGTCGAACTTCGTGTCAAACCCGTAAACCCCTACCAAGACGATTTGATGCAAGTCTATGAAATTTTAATCGAACCATTGGAACGATCCGCCAAACGGGCAGCAATTGAAGATATCTCAGCGTACGAACTCCAAATGGCCCAAACGGCCGACCTAGGAACTGTCATATCCATCTATGGAAAAACATCCATCATCAACCAAGCATTAAACCAATGGCAAGTACACTTGGAACAAGTCCTCACTAATTTTGGATACTTTATCAAAAAAATACAAATCGGTTTTTATTATGCGGCCGACACACAACTCATGGAAGCCCTTGCAACTTCCAAAGCCCCATATTACGTGCGTGATGCGAATCGCAGAATTTTTTACACAGATCGAGGGTTTTATAGTCCCAAAAAACTAAGTGAAATGTATGTTCGATCCTACTTAGATTCCCTTTTACTCAATAATACAAAATCGACATTGATCTTCCCATTTTTCTCGAATGGAAAAGTACTCTTAGGATACTTTGAAATTTTAAGCAATTTACCTGATTTGGGAAATTCATCCTTACAATCGGACATCGAAGGCCCGGAAGGGATCGGACCTTTATTATCTTTTTTGGATCAAAAAGCAGAAGAATTTGTTTTTCAACTTGAATTTGCATATGCAAAAGATTGGGAAACAATTATTCGCACAACACCCGTTAGAGACATTAGCCAGGATGGACGTGGGATAGGAATCACATTACCAAAGGGAACTAACATCGACCTAAGACCGATTGGATCTCCTGTTTCGTTCCAACTCAAAATCAATTCTTCTCCTTATACTTTTTTTGGAAGTTTAAGAAGTCTAAAAAAAGGGGAGAATGACACAACCAATATCGGTTTACAAATTTTTCAATGTGACAAATCGGAAGGGATGTCCCTCCTTAGTTCTTACGCATCAAATTTAATTGGAGAAGCAGTTTCATGA
- a CDS encoding sigma-70 family RNA polymerase sigma factor — MNRYQGMVHSQARKAFLSEEEAEDFTQDVFIKAYESLSLFRGEAQFSTWLFQIAKFRLTKVNKKKSHIFTDWSEDVATVADKSKPSVVDILDKEETHLTLHSLIAKLPKSYQLPIRLHYFENKPLKEIANDLNIKLGTIKSHISRGKDLLRKWWSHEIEG, encoded by the coding sequence ATGAATCGGTACCAGGGTATGGTACATTCCCAAGCCCGCAAGGCATTCCTTTCCGAAGAAGAAGCAGAAGATTTCACTCAAGACGTTTTTATCAAAGCGTATGAATCATTGAGCTTATTTCGAGGAGAAGCACAATTCTCCACTTGGTTATTCCAAATTGCCAAATTTCGCTTAACAAAAGTTAACAAAAAGAAATCTCATATTTTTACTGATTGGTCAGAAGATGTGGCAACGGTAGCAGACAAATCAAAACCTTCCGTTGTTGATATTTTGGACAAAGAAGAAACCCATCTAACTCTTCATTCGCTCATCGCAAAACTTCCTAAATCTTACCAATTACCGATTCGATTGCATTATTTTGAAAACAAACCTTTGAAAGAAATTGCAAACGACCTCAATATCAAACTGGGTACCATCAAAAGTCATATTTCTCGCGGAAAAGACCTACTTAGGAAATGGTGGTCACATGAAATCGAAGGATAA
- a CDS encoding response regulator, with amino-acid sequence MKILIVDDEEDIAGLIQFHLEEEGFQTEVCHNGMEVLPRLEKNLPDGIILDLMLPGIGGMDLCKRIKEKYPQIPILMVTAKTGETDVVLGLELGADDYIRKPFNIRELVARVRSVTRRTTDPSQEVQGTITTGKIQINPTAHKVFVEGTEIDLTLIEFKLLQLFAGNPGVAFSRDKLLDRIWGKDVFVTDRTVDVNIKRLRDKLLSEKERLETIRGVGYRFRDA; translated from the coding sequence ATGAAAATATTGATTGTTGATGACGAAGAAGACATTGCAGGCCTAATCCAATTCCACTTGGAAGAAGAAGGTTTCCAAACGGAAGTTTGCCATAATGGAATGGAAGTCCTCCCTCGTTTAGAAAAAAACCTACCTGATGGAATTATCTTAGATTTGATGTTACCTGGCATTGGGGGTATGGACCTTTGCAAACGCATCAAAGAAAAATACCCACAAATTCCAATCCTCATGGTCACCGCCAAAACAGGTGAAACCGATGTGGTTTTAGGTCTGGAATTGGGTGCGGATGATTACATTCGAAAACCATTCAATATCCGCGAATTAGTGGCTCGTGTGAGATCCGTGACTCGTCGGACCACTGACCCAAGCCAAGAAGTGCAAGGTACCATCACAACTGGAAAAATCCAAATCAATCCTACTGCACACAAAGTATTTGTGGAAGGTACAGAGATTGATTTGACATTAATAGAATTCAAGCTATTACAGCTGTTTGCTGGTAATCCTGGGGTTGCCTTTTCTAGAGATAAATTATTAGATCGGATTTGGGGCAAAGATGTATTTGTAACAGATCGCACAGTGGATGTGAACATCAAACGACTCAGAGACAAACTTCTCTCGGAAAAAGAACGACTCGAAACGATCCGCGGAGTCGGTTATCGATTCCGAGATGCGTAG
- a CDS encoding HAMP domain-containing sensor histidine kinase produces MRSFFSTLLLLNWGLLLVLLTLALGVFYIYDLVVPAVRPLILFSFVLIAIFGTFYISTNIAMRITDPLATVEKKTKEINAGDFGVELSSPDIRELATLASSINEMARRLKLQFLDLTVEKEKFNYLLQNLKEGVFAIDRNHKFLFLNRNISETLIQKNSQFKEFAPSIKNKELLSFITDKILSGKEGKTEFQDGLHFYTARIYPIKSDAMVQLYIGVISDITEDRQNQLIREQFFQNASHELKTPITSIKGYAETLEYKLKLQPESNERKFLDAILRNTDRLIRIVEDMLTVSRLENHKTVLNLTDVSLYELVKNVSESLGVLYSQKKQNLVLEIPTDLKVRADRLLLEDLLVNLISNASAYSPEGASVIVKAFATKENNLIQVIDHGIGISAEDAERIFERFFRVDTNRSRKEGGTGLGLSIVKHIARLHSGEVNVAPNPKGGSIFSFVFPKK; encoded by the coding sequence ATGCGTAGTTTTTTTTCAACCCTTCTCCTTCTCAACTGGGGTCTACTACTTGTTTTATTGACCCTAGCCCTCGGCGTATTTTATATTTACGACTTAGTTGTACCTGCCGTCCGACCACTCATTTTATTTAGTTTTGTACTCATCGCGATTTTTGGTACGTTTTATATTTCCACAAACATTGCCATGCGAATCACAGACCCTTTGGCCACGGTTGAGAAAAAAACAAAAGAAATCAATGCTGGAGATTTTGGTGTTGAGTTATCTTCACCTGACATTCGTGAGTTAGCAACACTTGCTTCTTCCATCAATGAAATGGCCAGACGTCTGAAACTCCAATTTTTGGATTTAACTGTCGAAAAAGAAAAGTTTAATTACCTCCTTCAAAACTTAAAAGAAGGTGTCTTTGCCATTGACCGGAATCATAAATTTTTGTTTTTGAATCGTAATATTTCAGAAACTCTCATTCAAAAAAATTCTCAGTTTAAGGAATTTGCTCCTTCCATCAAAAACAAAGAACTGCTTAGTTTTATCACCGACAAAATTTTGTCAGGTAAAGAAGGAAAAACTGAATTTCAAGATGGTTTACATTTTTACACGGCAAGAATTTATCCCATTAAATCAGATGCCATGGTCCAACTATATATTGGAGTGATTTCAGACATCACGGAAGACCGACAAAACCAATTGATTCGAGAACAATTCTTTCAAAATGCTTCCCATGAATTAAAAACTCCTATTACATCGATCAAAGGTTATGCGGAAACTTTAGAATACAAATTAAAACTCCAACCCGAATCCAATGAAAGAAAATTTTTAGACGCGATCCTCCGAAATACGGATCGTCTGATTCGAATTGTAGAAGATATGTTGACCGTTTCAAGATTAGAAAATCACAAAACAGTTTTGAATCTAACGGATGTTTCACTTTATGAGCTCGTCAAAAATGTGTCCGAATCATTGGGTGTACTTTATTCCCAAAAAAAACAAAATTTGGTTTTAGAAATTCCTACAGATTTAAAGGTCCGGGCAGATCGATTGTTACTCGAAGATTTATTGGTGAACTTAATCTCCAATGCTTCCGCTTATAGTCCCGAAGGCGCAAGTGTCATTGTAAAGGCTTTTGCAACGAAAGAAAACAATCTGATCCAGGTGATCGACCATGGAATCGGAATTTCGGCCGAAGATGCAGAACGAATTTTTGAACGTTTTTTCCGTGTGGATACCAATCGATCCAGAAAAGAGGGAGGAACGGGCCTCGGACTTTCCATTGTGAAACACATTGCAAGGCTCCATTCAGGCGAAGTGAATGTCGCTCCCAACCCGAAGGGTGGTTCCATCTTCTCCTTTGTTTTTCCTAAAAAATAG
- the argJ gene encoding bifunctional glutamate N-acetyltransferase/amino-acid acetyltransferase ArgJ, whose protein sequence is MKYPLGFYSFGKNIGIKDTSLDFAVIYSDVRCHAAAVFTRNNFPGAPIYVGRDHIKDGHLQAIVINSKNSNVATGEKGIQDSYQICETLAKSLGIKKEDILPSSTGVIGVPLPIEKILLACETAKDNLKPGNLDEVAEAIMTTDTKKKISYRTMTLDGKEGVMFGIAKGAGMIEPNMATMLSYILCDFLPESNDLNGILKRVVDQTYNCITIDSDTSTSDTVVLMCSGKLGTISDQVFESNLKEIATELSKKIARDGEGASKLIELTVKQGRDDHQVTKIGKSILNSPLVKTAIYGGDPNWGRFIMAIGKVFDEPIPYDSLEIQLGGISVKSANNETKTKLADYLKSNEEIFITVELNTGNFQKTFWSCDFTEGYIQENAYYTT, encoded by the coding sequence ATGAAGTATCCTTTGGGATTTTACTCCTTTGGCAAAAACATTGGTATCAAAGATACAAGTTTAGATTTTGCTGTGATCTATTCCGATGTGCGTTGCCATGCAGCCGCTGTTTTTACTCGGAATAATTTTCCTGGAGCTCCCATTTATGTAGGACGCGATCATATCAAAGATGGCCACTTACAAGCCATCGTCATCAATTCCAAAAATTCAAATGTCGCAACTGGTGAAAAAGGAATCCAAGATTCTTACCAAATTTGTGAAACTTTGGCAAAATCACTCGGAATCAAAAAAGAAGACATTTTACCTTCTTCTACAGGTGTGATAGGAGTTCCTCTTCCCATTGAAAAAATCCTTTTAGCATGTGAGACTGCCAAAGACAATTTAAAACCAGGGAATTTGGATGAAGTGGCAGAAGCCATCATGACAACCGATACCAAAAAAAAGATTTCATACCGCACAATGACACTTGATGGAAAAGAAGGTGTGATGTTTGGAATTGCGAAAGGTGCGGGGATGATAGAACCAAACATGGCAACAATGTTGTCCTATATCCTTTGTGATTTTTTACCGGAATCAAATGATCTAAATGGAATTTTAAAACGCGTCGTGGACCAAACATACAATTGTATCACTATTGATTCTGATACATCCACAAGTGACACAGTCGTACTCATGTGTTCAGGTAAACTGGGAACCATCTCTGATCAAGTATTTGAATCCAATTTAAAAGAAATTGCCACTGAACTTTCTAAAAAAATTGCACGAGATGGAGAAGGTGCCAGTAAGTTAATCGAACTCACCGTAAAACAAGGTAGAGACGATCATCAAGTGACAAAAATCGGAAAATCCATTCTAAACTCACCACTTGTGAAAACTGCCATATATGGTGGTGATCCCAATTGGGGACGATTCATCATGGCGATTGGAAAAGTTTTCGATGAACCAATTCCTTATGATTCATTAGAAATCCAATTGGGTGGCATTTCAGTCAAAAGTGCAAACAACGAAACCAAAACAAAGTTAGCCGATTATTTAAAATCAAACGAAGAAATATTCATTACTGTGGAATTAAATACAGGGAATTTTCAAAAAACGTTTTGGAGTTGTGATTTTACGGAAGGTTACATCCAAGAAAACGCCTACTACACAACATGA